The DNA region GCGCGAGCATCGCGAAGCTGCCCGAGCCGCAGCAGTCGCGGGCCGTCGCCACCATCAAGCGCTGGGCCGGCGTGCGGTAGCGCGCCCGGCCACGGACCGGAGCAGGGGCGTGGCGATCAGCAGCCGCGCCCCCGCGAGGGCGTACAACGGCAGCCGGTGGTCGACGAGTTCGACGAGCGCCGCGCCCAGGGCGATGCCCGCCGCCGTCGGCGCGAACATCAGCGTGCCCGCGGTCGCCGCGACCCGCCCCACCAGCTCCTGCGGCGCCTCGCGCTGCACGGCCGTCAGCGCGGCCACGAGCACGCACGGCAGCCCCACCCCGTTCGCGAGGCTCCCCGTGAGCACCAGCGCGTCCCACGGCAGAGCGAGGAGCACCGCCGACACCGCGGTCAGCGCGATCCCGCCGCCCGCGAACCGCCGCTCGCCCACGCGCCGCATCAGGGCGCCCGAGGCGATCCCGACGGCGACGGACCCGGCGCCCTGCGCGACGTACAGCGCGCCCGTGTACGCGGGGGAGTGGCCGAGCGCCTCGACGATCGCGTAGACGAGCGCGCCGCTGACGCCCGACGACAGCATGGTGAGCCCGCCCGCGACCACCAGCGGCCGCAGCCGCCCGTCGCCCCACAGCAGCCGGGCGCCCCGCGCGGTGCCCGCCCGCCACCCCTCCGGGTCCGGCGCCGGGCGTGCCTCCGCCACCCGGAGCAGCGCGAAGAGACCACCGGCAAGGACGAACGTGACGGCGTCGAGCAGCGCCACCCGCGGTCCGCCCCAGGCGGCGAACACCGCGGCCCCGGCCAGCGGCGCCACCAGCTTCATGCCCTCGTTCGCGGACATCCGCAGCCCGTTGAGGTCCCCGAGCAGGTCCTTGCCGACGGCCCCCGCGACCAGGGCGGCCTCCGCCGCGTCCGTGACCACCCCGCACGCCCCGTACACCACGAGCACGGCGAACAGCAGCCACAGCCCCGCCGCACCGCCCACGCGGTCCACCCACAGCAGGGACAGCAGCAGCACCCCGAGGCCCACGTTCACGGCGACCAGCAGGGGCCGGCGCCGGGTGCGGTCGGCGAGGGTGCCGAGCAGGGGGCCGAGGAGCAGCGGGGCCCAGAGGGCGAGCGTGCACAGGGCCGCCAGGCCGTCGGAGCCGGTCAGCTCCTTCACCCAGATGCCCGACACCAGCGTCATCGCGGAACTCCCGAACCCGGAGACCACGACCGCCGTCAGGTACAGGCCCGCGTTGCGGTCCCGCAGGACACGTCCGATCGTCGTTGCCATGTGCCCGAGGCTGGTTCTGAGGCCGCGCGCAGGGCATCGGGCAGATGCCCTACGCGGCGGCGATGAGTTCGGCGCGCCCGGGGAGTCGACCTGAGGAGAAGGCCTTACCAGGGCCTCGTACGCGGACGAAGGAGAACCCCATGCCGGACGACACCGAGGCCCTGCTGCCGGACTTCGGCCCGCAGACACAACTCGTGGCGCGGCTCGCCGGAGCCGTCAAGGACGACCAGCTCGACGGGCCCACGCCCTGCCCCGACTACGCGGTGCGCCACCTCCTCGGCCACGTCGTCTTCCTGACCCTCGCCTTCACCGAGGCCGGCCGCAAAGAGCTCGGGGAGATCACGGGCACCGACCCGGGCAGCGCCCTGCCGGACCTCGCCGAGGGCTGGCGGGAGGCACTGCCGGGGCAGCTCGCCCTGCTCGCCGAGGCGTGGCGGGACCCGGCGGCGTGGACCGGGGACACCCGGGCGGCCGACGTCGACCTGCCCGGCGACATCGCGGGCACCATCGCCATGAACGAACTCGTCCTGCACGGCTGGGACCTGGCGCGCGCCACGGGCCAGGAGTACGCCCCCGACGAGGCCGGCCTCGCCGTCTCCTACGCCATGGTGTCCGCCACGGCGGCGGAGCCGCCCGAGGCCCGGGGAAACCTCTTCGGGCCGCCGCTGCCGGTCCCCGAGGGCGCCTCGCTCCTGGACCAGGTGGTGGCCCTGAGCGGGCGCGACCCGGCGTGGCGGCCCTGACCCGGGATGACCGGGCTGACCCGGTGCGACCGGGCGACCGGGAGCGACAGGTGCGCCCGGGAGTGACGGGGCGGCGCAACGACCGGTCGTCGCACAGCCGTTGACGCGGCCCGTGCGGCGCGCCTAGCTTCATCGCGTCGTACTTCATGCGTCATATATGAGACGCGATACGCGAGAGGCGCGCGCCCATGACTCCAGCGACCTCAGGAACCTCGGCCTCAGGGACGGCGGAGCCCCCGTGGGACGCATCGGACCCGCGCCGCGCCGCCCTCGCCGACGTCGTGGCCATCCCCGTCACCCCGTTCGCCGCGGACGGCTCCCTCGACCGCGCGGCCCACCGCGCCCTGCTGCGCCGCCTGCTCGACACGGGCGTCCGCACGCTCACGCCGAACGGCAACACCGGCGAGTTCTACGCCCTGAGCCCCGAGGAGCGGCGCGCCGTCACCGAGCTGACCGTCGCCGAGGCCGGGGAGCGGGCCGCCGTCGTCGTCGGCGTCGGGCACGACCTGGCGACCGCGACGGCCGACGCCCGGCACGCCGCCGAGACGGGCGCGCGCCTGGTGATGGTCCACCAGCCCGCGCACCCGTACGTCTCCGGCGCCGGCTGGGTCGCCTACCACCGGGCCGTCGCCGAGGCCGTGCCCGGTCTCGGTGTCGTGCCCTACGTACGCGACGCGGCCCTGCCGGGAGCCCGGCTCGCCGAACTGGCCGACGCCTGCCCGAACGTCACCGGTGTGAAGTACGCGGTGCCGGACGCGGCACGCTTCGCGGCGTTCGCGCGGGACGCGGGCGCCGAGCGGTTCGTGTGGGTGGCGGGCCTCGCGGAGCCGTACGCGCCCGCGTACTTCTCGGCCGGGGCGACCGGCTTCACCTCGGGCCTGGTCAACGTGGCGCCGCTGCTCTCGTTCGCGATGCTGGGGGCGCTGCGGGAGGGCGACCACGGCACGGCGATGGCGGTGTGGGAGCGGATCCGCCGCTTCGAGGAACTGCGGGCCGCCGACGGCTCGGCGGCCAACGTGTCCGTGGTGAAGGAGGCGCTCGCGGTCCTCGGCCTGTGCCGCCGCGACGTACGCCCGCCGAGCAGCGTGCTGCCGGAGCCGGTGCGCGCGGAGGTCGCGCAGATCGTGGCGGGGTGGGGCCGGTGAGCGGCGGGGGCATACCGGAGGGCACGCCCGGCCTGCGCAGCCACCAGTGGTACGGGTCCGGCGTCTCGGCCGGCCTGCGGTCCTTCTCGCACCGCGCCCGCACCCGCCAGCTCGGCTACCTCCCCGAGGAGCACCTGGGCAAGCCCGTCGTGGCGATCCTCAACACCTGGTCGGACATCAACCCCTGCCACGTCCACCTGCGCGAGCGCGCCCAGGCGGTCAAGCGCGGGGTCTGGCAGGCGGGCGGCTTCCCCCTGGAGTTCCCCGTCTCGACGCTCAGCGAGACGTTCCAGAAGCCCACGCCCATGCTCTACCGCAACCTCCTCTCCATGGAGACCGAGGAGCTGCTCCGCTCCTACCCCGTGGACGGCGCGGTGCTGCTCGGCGGCTGCGACAAGTCGACGCCCGCGCTCCTGATGGGCGCCGCCTCCGTCGACCTGCCGACCGTCTTCGTGCCCGCCGGGCCGATGCTGCCGGGCCACTGGCGGGGCGAGGTCCTCGGCTCCGGCACGGACATGTGGAAGTACTGGGACGAGCGCCGGGCCGGTCTGATCGGCGACTGCGAACTGGCCGAGCTGGAGAGCGGCCTGGCGCGCTCCCCGGGCCACTGCATGACGATGGGCACCGCCTCCACGCTCACCGCCGCCGCCGAGGTCCTCGGCGTGACCCTGCCCGGCGCCTCGTCGATCCCGGCCGTCGACTCCGCGCACGAGCGCATGGCCGCCGCGTCCGGCCTGCGCGTCGTCGAACTCGTCCGCACGGGACGCACGTTGTCGCACCTGCTCACCCCCGACGCCTTCCAGGACGCGGTGACGACCGTCCTCGGTCTCGGCGGCTCCACGAACGCCGTCATCCACCTGATCGCGATGGCCGCCCGCGCCGGGGTCCGCCTCACCCTCGACGACTTCGACCGCACGGCACGCCGGGTGCCGGTGCTCGCCGACGTGCGGCCGGGCGGCTCGACGCACCTCATGGAGGACTTCCACTTCGCGGGCGGCCTGCCCGGCTTCCTCACCCGCATCCCCGACCTGCTGCACCTGGACCGCCCCACCGTCGCCCACGACACCCTGCGCGAACAGCTCAAGTCCGCCCGGGTCCACAACGACGACGTCATCCGCACCCGTGACGACCCCGTGGCCCCCGAGGGCGGCGTCGCCGTCCTGCGCGGCAACCTCTGCCCCGACGGCGCCGTCATCAAGCACATCGCCGCCGAGCCCCGGCTGCTGCGGCACACCGGCCCCGCCGTGGTCTTCGACGACTACCGCACCCTGCAGCGCACCATCGACGACCCGTCCCTCGGCATCACCGCCGACCACGTCCTGGTGCTGCGCGGCAGCGGCCCCCTGGGCGGTCCGGGCATGCCCGAGTACGGCATGCTACCGATCCCCGAGCGGCTCCTGAAGCAGGGCGTGCGCGACATGGTGCGGATCTCCGACGCCCGGATGAGCGGCACCTCGTACGGCACCTGCGTGCTGCACGTCGCGCCCGAGTCGCACGTCGGCGGCCCGCTCGCCCTGGTCCGCACCGGCGACTCGATCACCCTCGACGTGCCCGCCCGTACCCTCCGACTCGACGTCCCCGAAGAGGAGTTGACGCGCCGCCGCGCCGCCTGGACCCCGCCCCCCGTCCGCCACGAACGCGGCTACGGAGCCCTGTACGCCGCCCACGTCACCCAGGCGGACACCGGCTGCGACTTCGACTTCCTGGCCAGGCCGGGAGCCGTGCCCGACCCCTACGCAGGATGACTGGCTAGGTTGCATTCCTAACTAGGTCGTTCTACGGTCTGGGCAGTTCACAAGACCGGGGGGCGCACGACCATGTCATCCATCCTCACGCCGGACTTTGCACCGGAGTTCTCCGGCGCCGCCACGGCCCTCGCGGGCGCGCTCGGCGCCTACCTGCTGCTCGTCGAGCCGTGGCTCGGCCGCCGCATGTACGCCTCGCTGGCGCGCCGCCGCGCGAGCGAACCACGCGCGCTCGTGCGCTACTTCACCCTCTCCATCAGCCTCTGGTGGGCGTTCGCCGCACTGGCGGTGACGACCCTGCTGCTCTCGCCGGACGCGAGGGCGACGGACTTCGGCATGGCTCTGCCCGAGGACCCGCTCTTCTTCGTCCCCGTGGTCCTCCTCTTCGCCGCGATCGCCGTCGCGTCCGGGCGGGCCTTCCGGGACATGGCCAAGGAGGGCAAGCACATCCCGGGCCGCGCCGCGATCGAGGCGATGCTGCCGCGCACCGGCGCGGAGCGGCGGCTCGCGATCGCCGCGGCGGTGACCGACGGCATCTGCGCGGAGCTGGTCTACCGCGGCCTGCTCATCGCCTTCGGCGTCGGCGCCCTCGGCCTCGACCCCTACCTGGCGGCGGCGCTCGCGCTCGCCGTGTACGCGCTCGCGGGCTGGTACCAGGGCGGTGCCGGCATCGTCGTCCTCGCCCTCTTCGGCGCGCTGCTCACCGGCCTGTACCTGGCCACCGGCAGCCTGCTCCTGCCCATCGCCGTGCACGCCATGATCAGCGTGCGCGACCTGCTGATCCCCGCGCCCGAACTGCCCCGGACCCAGGGCGGCACGGCATGACCGCGGACCGGCGCGCCAGCTGGTTCAAGGGCGTGCTCGACCTCCTGGTCCTCGCCTCCCTCACCGACGGCGAGAGCTACGGCTACGAGATCGCCAAGCAGCTCGGCGCGGCGGGCTTCGGGCAGATCAAGGGCGGCACGCTGTACCCCGTCCTCAACCGCCTGGAGGAGGCGGGCCTGGTGGCGGCGGAGTTCCGCGCGACGGAGAAGGGGCCGGGCAGGCGCTATTACACCCTCACCGCCGGGGGCCGCGAAGTCCTCTCCTCCCAGGGGGCGTTGTGGCTGGCCTTCGACGGTTCGGTACGTGAGGTCCTGGCGAAGGCGGGAGTGCGATGAACTCGGCGGACACGGCTGCTTCGTACCTGGACGGACTCGGTGCGAGGCTGCGGGAGCAGGGGCTGCCCGCCGAGCACGTCCGGGTGACCGTCGCGGACCTCGCGGCGCACCTGGCGGAGTGCGGGGGCACGGCGGAGGAGGAGTTCGGGCCGGTCGAGGAGTTCGCTCGCGAGCTGGCACCCGGGGCGATGGGGGTCCCCCCTGCTCGAGCGAAGCCGAGAGCTTGGGGGAGGGAGGCCCCGCCCCGGGCAGAGGGGGACTCCCGGACCGAGGTCTGGCGGTGGACCGCCGACACGTTCGTCGACGAGGAGCTCATCGGCCGGTTCGGCGACGAGGGCTGGGAGATGCGGCGGGTCGACGCGGTCGGCCGGTTCGTCTGCCACCGGGACCTCGACCGCCCCCAGCGGTGGGAGTACCGGCGGGAGCTGGTCACACGCGGCCGCGAGGGCCTTGACGAGCGGCTGGCGCCCGAGGGCTGGGAGGCCTGCGGCGACTGGGTGGTGTACGCGTGGTTCAAGCGCCCGCGCGCGGCGAGCCTCGGCCCCGCCGCGGAACTGTCCACGATCCCCGCACCCCCCACCCGCCGCACCTACTTCAGCCCCCGCTTCTACGCTCTGCTGGGCCTGTTGGTGATCGCCCTTGCCGCGTCCGGCGTGACCATCGCACTCCGGGACGGGGAGGCGTCCTCCGGCCTGGGCTATGTGGCGGGCCTCCTGGCCGGGGCGGCGGTGCCGGTGGCCCTGTTCGTGGCCTGGCGCAGGTGGCGCAACCGTACGTGAAGGGCACGGCTCGGCCGGGGCGTGGCGCCGCGGGGGCGGGGCGACGGCGCGCAGCGCCGGGACAGAGAGTCCCGGCTAGCGCAGAGCCGCTCGCATCATCGCCGAAGCCACCGGCGCGGCCAGCCCGTTCCCGCTGACCTCGGACCGCGCGGCGTCCGACGACTCC from Streptomyces flavofungini includes:
- a CDS encoding MFS transporter codes for the protein MATTIGRVLRDRNAGLYLTAVVVSGFGSSAMTLVSGIWVKELTGSDGLAALCTLALWAPLLLGPLLGTLADRTRRRPLLVAVNVGLGVLLLSLLWVDRVGGAAGLWLLFAVLVVYGACGVVTDAAEAALVAGAVGKDLLGDLNGLRMSANEGMKLVAPLAGAAVFAAWGGPRVALLDAVTFVLAGGLFALLRVAEARPAPDPEGWRAGTARGARLLWGDGRLRPLVVAGGLTMLSSGVSGALVYAIVEALGHSPAYTGALYVAQGAGSVAVGIASGALMRRVGERRFAGGGIALTAVSAVLLALPWDALVLTGSLANGVGLPCVLVAALTAVQREAPQELVGRVAATAGTLMFAPTAAGIALGAALVELVDHRLPLYALAGARLLIATPLLRSVAGRATARRPSA
- a CDS encoding TIGR03086 family metal-binding protein, producing MPDDTEALLPDFGPQTQLVARLAGAVKDDQLDGPTPCPDYAVRHLLGHVVFLTLAFTEAGRKELGEITGTDPGSALPDLAEGWREALPGQLALLAEAWRDPAAWTGDTRAADVDLPGDIAGTIAMNELVLHGWDLARATGQEYAPDEAGLAVSYAMVSATAAEPPEARGNLFGPPLPVPEGASLLDQVVALSGRDPAWRP
- a CDS encoding dihydrodipicolinate synthase family protein, with product MTPATSGTSASGTAEPPWDASDPRRAALADVVAIPVTPFAADGSLDRAAHRALLRRLLDTGVRTLTPNGNTGEFYALSPEERRAVTELTVAEAGERAAVVVGVGHDLATATADARHAAETGARLVMVHQPAHPYVSGAGWVAYHRAVAEAVPGLGVVPYVRDAALPGARLAELADACPNVTGVKYAVPDAARFAAFARDAGAERFVWVAGLAEPYAPAYFSAGATGFTSGLVNVAPLLSFAMLGALREGDHGTAMAVWERIRRFEELRAADGSAANVSVVKEALAVLGLCRRDVRPPSSVLPEPVRAEVAQIVAGWGR
- the araD gene encoding L-arabinonate dehydratase; this translates as MSGGGIPEGTPGLRSHQWYGSGVSAGLRSFSHRARTRQLGYLPEEHLGKPVVAILNTWSDINPCHVHLRERAQAVKRGVWQAGGFPLEFPVSTLSETFQKPTPMLYRNLLSMETEELLRSYPVDGAVLLGGCDKSTPALLMGAASVDLPTVFVPAGPMLPGHWRGEVLGSGTDMWKYWDERRAGLIGDCELAELESGLARSPGHCMTMGTASTLTAAAEVLGVTLPGASSIPAVDSAHERMAAASGLRVVELVRTGRTLSHLLTPDAFQDAVTTVLGLGGSTNAVIHLIAMAARAGVRLTLDDFDRTARRVPVLADVRPGGSTHLMEDFHFAGGLPGFLTRIPDLLHLDRPTVAHDTLREQLKSARVHNDDVIRTRDDPVAPEGGVAVLRGNLCPDGAVIKHIAAEPRLLRHTGPAVVFDDYRTLQRTIDDPSLGITADHVLVLRGSGPLGGPGMPEYGMLPIPERLLKQGVRDMVRISDARMSGTSYGTCVLHVAPESHVGGPLALVRTGDSITLDVPARTLRLDVPEEELTRRRAAWTPPPVRHERGYGALYAAHVTQADTGCDFDFLARPGAVPDPYAG
- a CDS encoding CPBP family glutamic-type intramembrane protease — translated: MSSILTPDFAPEFSGAATALAGALGAYLLLVEPWLGRRMYASLARRRASEPRALVRYFTLSISLWWAFAALAVTTLLLSPDARATDFGMALPEDPLFFVPVVLLFAAIAVASGRAFRDMAKEGKHIPGRAAIEAMLPRTGAERRLAIAAAVTDGICAELVYRGLLIAFGVGALGLDPYLAAALALAVYALAGWYQGGAGIVVLALFGALLTGLYLATGSLLLPIAVHAMISVRDLLIPAPELPRTQGGTA
- a CDS encoding PadR family transcriptional regulator gives rise to the protein MTADRRASWFKGVLDLLVLASLTDGESYGYEIAKQLGAAGFGQIKGGTLYPVLNRLEEAGLVAAEFRATEKGPGRRYYTLTAGGREVLSSQGALWLAFDGSVREVLAKAGVR